The Novipirellula aureliae DNA window TGAAATACTGATCGAGTCCATGCCTGAATTCTTCTGGTAAGGCACTACCGGTTTCGCCGGTGGTTTGCGAGACGCCTTTATCCTCGCGGACCTCTTTGGCATTCCTACCTTGGCCGATCAATGCGAGTGCCGAATCGCTGGTTGTCCCAAAGCCGCCGCCGCCAGGACTCGACCCGCCACCGCCACCACCTTTGGGGTTGATTCGTTTGGATCTTAGCAGCAACTCAATCACTTCGGTTTCCGCCGCAATCGCATTTGCTCCGGTGTCGGGCGATCGGAGAATCCCCGTCGTCTCGCCCATGACCTGATCGACTTGAGCTAAGAGGCCCAATTCTTTGGCGAAGTGTTTTTCAGCATCCTCCAGCTCACCAATTCGCTCGATCACCTTCACCACTCGCTCGTTCAATACCGTTTGGTTGTCGGACAACATCTCCGCAGTCTCTCGATGTTCCTGCGGTTCAATGGCTGGTTTGGATTGTTCGGCCACTCGCGTTTCGTCGCGCAGACTGACTTCGCCTTCGAGAATTTGTAGCACTTCCAATACGATCGAGGGCGGCAAACTTTCGGGCGATTTACCGCCTGGGCACTGGCCGCTACAAGCGGGGTCGACGAGCGTTTCAGCCCAGCGGTCCATCGTGTCGGCCCAGTATTCGGTCTGGGCGATCGATACGCCCTGTTGAACCGGAATTTCGCCGGCAAGTTCTCGCAGCGAACCGAGCACGTCCGCTTCTTTCATCTCGTCAAGAACGAGCTTGAACTGAGCGAACCGACGTCGTTCGAAATAGGCGGCCAGGTCATCCATGATGTAGGAGATATTCAGTACGCCCGCTTCCTGGGTCTCGCTGAGTTGACCGAGGACTTCACGCGTTGGTTTCTCGACTTTGGCTTTCGATTGGCCAAATGCCGATTGAAGCTGGGTCGTCAACTTGCCAGCCATTTGGTTCTGCTCTCGCGAAGCTGCCTTGAGTCGCTTCACCAAAGTGCTGCCTTCGAGGTTGGCGAGGACCGAGTTGAGTTCGTCGGCGATCTTGTCAAACTCGGCCAGCAAGTCTTCTTGTTCCACGACCGCTTGATCGAGACTCTCTTGCTGATTCGCTGGCGGCGAGTCGTCGTCCGGCTTCTGCCCTTTCCCCATCACCGTCGTTACCGGCAAGCGAAGCGCGGGACTGCTTGGTTTTTTTGGCGATCCCGCCCCAGCGATTTCCTCGTCAGGTGAATTCATGGACGATTCCCGGTCGGCAAGCGAAGGAGCGGATCGCAATTTCGGAGGCTTGCCGTCCGCTGCTGGACTTGGCGATCCTGGTTTCGCATCACGCATTTGGCCAGCGATCGATTTGGCCGACTCGCTGAGTAAATCCGCGACCGAAGGCATGCGATGATTGGCAAGGTCATCGAGGATGCCGAGCATTTCGGCCCAACGTTCTAAATGTCCGACGCCGATTTCAGGATTCTTGGATGCCGTGCGAAGTAGATCGGCACCGGCGACCCCAAGCCGCTCCAAGCGGCGACCGTTTGCGTTTTCCGCTGCTGATTGACGCTGGACCTCACGACGCCGATCGCTGGTGGATAGCTCGTCACTTGAAAGCGATCGCAGCTCTTTATTCTTTTCAAACAGTTGGCGTTCGCGGTCTCGCACCTCCAATGCTTGGCGATGCCATTTGCTCAATTGTTCGGTCATCCAAATCGCGTGTTGGTCAGGCGTCAGAACATAGAGGATGTGGGGCGGCGAGTAGACTCGTTCACGCCCTGGTTTGTAGTCTTCCGCCCAAGCAAACAACTCGATCGGTTGCGGTTCGACTCCTAACGATTTCGCAGAAAACGTACCGATCGCATCAATGCTACCGGCGTGGTGGTCACCCGCGATTAGCGGTCGCTCACCCTGCGCCGGCTCCGCCACCACTCCCATCGGCAAACCACGCCACATCATACCGACCCGTCTCACTCCGAAATCGTCGCTGGCGCGAACCGTGAACGTGACCGTTTCCGAATCCAGGATCACCGCCATCCGCTCGAGTCCGTCACAGATCAAGGTCGGGCTTTCGTCATCGATCGCATTGATTGAAAGAGTGAACGGTTCACGGCCATCAAGTCCCTGCTCATCCTTCCAAGAGAATTCCAATTGAGGCGTCATGTCCACATTCACCGGATCGGAAGCCAGTTCCGCTCCGCGGGGGACACTCGGCGTTTGGTTCACGGTGCCCGACGCCAGCGGACGGTTGGCAATCGCGGTGAACGTCGCTTCGCTGCCGCGAACGATCGACACGTTACCCGAACGAGAATCCATTCGCTCGATCTCTTCATGGCCAAGGTATTGCGGTAGCGAAATCTCGGCCAAAACGGACGTCAATTCAGGACGCAAGGTCGGTTTGAGTGTCATCGTTTCGGTCACGTCGCCAACCATCAACGTCATCGGTGCATCGACAATTTGCGGTGGAACGACGAACCGATATTCGCGGTCCAACAAATCAGCCGTAATCGGTGGCTGGTTGCCAATTTGCAATTTCGCTCGCTCGGGATGCCAGACGGTTGACGAAGTCAATCGCACCGCCAACGGTGCCGCTTCGCCATGGGCAACGACCACGTTGGATGGCAGATCGTCAATGCGTGTGAACGTATAACGCGGCACGTCTCGCCACGGCATCAAAAGTCGGGCACCCGCATTGGCCGAAGCCGCCGGATAGAAACTCGCCACCGCCACACACACAGCCACAAGGATTGATGCGATGCCACCCCAAAGACGATGATGCGTCGTGGGAACGGCAGCACACAGATTACGTTTTTCCGCATCCGCAGCCACTTGTTGCATCGCAGCTTGGCAAAGCGCCGGTGAGCGGGCTTGTTCCGACTCGCTGTTGGACAGTTCGATCACACCAAGCAATTGATCGCCTACCGCTGGCATTTTTTTGCCGAGCAGTTTTGCCAGCGGTTCGAGCGTCCGGTTTTTCCACACCCAACGATAAAGTGTCCAAGGCACGATCGCCATCACCGCAATCGTTGCCAACAACGAAGCGAAACGTAAACCGCCCGGCATTCCACCCCAGCGATCGACCAGATAGACCGCCAAAAACGCCGTCGTGATTGCACATGCCGCAATCGCGAACGCTTCGATCAACTTCAAACTCCAGACCCGACCGCGAAAACGCAGCAGTTGTGCTTTCAGCGATGGAGGAATCGTTAACTGTTTCGAAATCATATCAAGCCAACTCCTTTACGACTGCTTAGAGCGTCAAAAAATACAACTTTCGCATCTGACTCACCTGAAATGAGAATGGCGTCGTCGGGAGAAAGTTCTGCAATCCAATCCTGTATTCGACGATACCGTTGTCTTCATGGGTGCTGCAACCAGCCTGCATTGATGTTTAGCGTAGCCGATAGTTCTTTTTCCATGCACGTTTTTCTTGCCAAGAATTCAGGAATTCTGAGATTTTTCTATAGTGGAACTGTACTTTGTTTCCCGTGAAGCGTTTCCCTTCGCCAGCAGACAGCTACCGCTCAAATTAGACAGAATGATGAGCAAGAGCAGTCCAAGATGGAACGGCACACAGAGCGAGGCGGGTCCGCATTGTCGGTTGGTGGTCCGTTTTACCGTCGCTTTTCATGATGTTTGATTCCCTTACCAACTAGGTCATCATGGATGAGAAGTGATTGGTGCTGCGTCCATCTCAAAAATTAGGGTTGGTCGTAGTGGACGAGACCTTGACGCACGACAAGCCTCACATTCCAGGATCACCAAACTGGCCCCTGAGGAACTTGAAGCGATTGTGGAAACAGGACCAGTATCGATTCGCATGAACGACGGACGTTCTTATGAAGTACCTAGCCGCGAGCCTGTTCGGATTGGTCAAATGTCTGCGATCATGCTTCACAAAGGCGAAGAGGGCAAGTGGCGAAACATCACCTTGCCGTTGGTCACGCTGAACCCAAACACTCCATTGGCCGCTGAAAGCCAATGTTGGAAAGCGAGTCGTCGATATGCCAGGTTATGGTTTCTGTCACACCGTTATGATTAGTGTCGATCATTCGGCCGCCCGCTTCAAAAGTCCAGATGTCGATGAACGCATTATTGAGCGCAGTCTGCGCTCAGGATCGGGCTACCGTTTCCAGGTAATTTCGATAATCATTTTGGTATTCCGCTGCGAGTGTAAGCAATTGCTCTTTGTCGATGAACTTGTTCAGATAGGCGATTTCTTCCAAGCAGGCGATCTTCAGGCCTTGGCGTTTCTCGACCGCAGCGACAAAATTACAGGCATCGAGCAGCGAATCTTTCGTTCCGGTATCAAGCCAAGCAAAGCCTCGAGAAAACAACTCGACTGTCAAATCACCTCGCTGCAAATACGCTCGATTGACATCGGAAATTTCCAATTCACCACGTGCGGAAGGCTTTAGTTGCTGCGCAATGCTGATAACCGTGTTGTCATAGAAATACAAACCGGGAATCGCATAAAACGACTTGGGATGCGTAGGTTTCTCTTCGATTGAAATCACTCGCCCGTCACGGTCAAACTCGACCACGCCGTAACGCTCGGGATCGGTCACACGATAGCCGAACACGGTCGCGCCCGTTTTTTTCTCAGCAGCGAGAGACAGCGTTTTTCGAAACCCTTGACCATAAAAAATATTATCTCCAAGCACCAATGCGACACGATCGTCGGCAACAAAATCCGCACCAATGAGAAACGCCTGGGCAAGTCCTTCTGGCTTTGGCTGCGCAGCATATTCCAGACGGATTCCCCATTGCGATCCATCGCCGAGCAACCGCTTGAAAGCGGGCACATCCTGAGGCGTCGAGATTAGCAAAACCTCTCGTATGCCCGCTAGCATCAGCGTCGAAAGCGGGTAGTAAACCATCGGCTTGTCATAGATCGGTATCAACTGCTTACTGACCGCACGGGTGATCGGATGCAACCGACTTCCCGAACCACCTGCCAAAATTATTCCCTTCATGATCGATCGTTCCTCGGAAGTTATTCGGGTCTATCCGTGACGAGGTGACTAAAATTCGGTGTCAGGCAGCCAAGCACGAAGCGAACTTTCAATCGCATCGGCTACCGGCGTGAGTTTGATTCCGGTCGCCAGTATTTTGCTGCTATCGAGAACACAATTCGAACGTGGTGTCTTAGCGGCGGCGCGCATGAAATGATCTTCGTCTTCGAAATATCGAAACGTCTTGTCAAGATGCCGTATTCGTTTGATCAATTCAACCACTTGGCGAGTCGTCACGCTGCCAGGGTTGGTGATGTGATAAATCCCTGGTTCCACTCGCTTTTCCCAGCATTGATAGGCGGCATTCGCAAACTCGCCTAAGTGCGATATCGAATTGGTCGCATCGAGTAATTGATTGTATCGCATCAACTTGCTGAGATAATTTCTTGGCGAATCACGATGGTCGAACGGAATGCGAAGTCGCCAGATGTAACAATTGGAGGCCCCCGCAAGAACTTCTTCGCCGAGTGCTTTGGAGCCGCTATAAAAGCTGCAATCGCCAGACCGAAAGCAGAAATTGGGCGGGTCGGTTTCCCGAAAACCGCTGCCGTCCTTGCGTGAACCGGAGTAGATACAGCCCGATGAAACGTGTCCCCATGTCGTCGCGGTCGCTTCACAAGCTTCGCGAATTATGCCTGGAAGAACCGCATTGCCCGCCAAACAATCGGCTTTAAAAAACTCGCAGGCATCCACATTTGGTTTGCCCGTGTAGCCCGCTGCATTGATCAAAAAATCAGGCTTCAAATCTCGCAGATAGCGAATCAACGTGTCACGGTTGGTGTAATCGACCTGGGTTCTCGAAACGCCCTGGAAATCAATTCCATTGGTTTCGAAGTAGCGTGCGAATTCGCTGCCCACATACCCGCTACTCCCAAGTAAGACTATCATCCCCCGATACCACTCTTTCCTATTCCAATCGTTTCAAAACCAACCTCATCTAGCATAGCACGGTTGAGGACGTTGCGTCCATCAAAGACAAAAGCCGGTGCTTTCATTGTTTCGATGATCTTCTTGAAATCGAGCGATTTAAACTCGTCCCATTCTGTCAAAACGGCAATCGCGTGCGCTTCCTCCGCAGCCGCCTCGGCGGAGTGGACAACCGTCACATTGTTTTCGACCAACTTACGATCGATGTCACTTACCGTGCCTGACAAGTCGCCCATTGCGGCGAGCAAATCGAATCGCATTTTGTCTTCGGGGACCTGGGGATCGTAGATCGCCAAGCGAGCTCGTTCGCGAAGTAGATCGCGGCATACGTAAATCGCAGCGCTTTCGCGAGTGTCGTTGGTGTCCTTCTTAAAAGCGAAACCCCAAATGGCAATTTTTTTGTCGCTGACGGTGCTGAACATCGTGCGACAAATGCCCTCGGCGAAGCGACGTTTTTGGTAGTCATTCATGATAACCACTTGCTCCCAATATGCAGCGACCTCACGAAGTCCAAAGTGTTCGCACAGATAGACCAAGTTGAGAATATCTTTTTGGAAACAGCTTCCTCCGAAACCGACCGACGCTTTCAAAAACTTGGGTCCAATGCGTGAGTCCATGCCAATCGCTCGAGCGACTTCATCGACATCCGCCTCGGTAGCCTCACAGAGTGCCGAAATGGCATTGATGCTCGAAACCCGCTGAGCCAAAAATGCGTTAGCCGTCAATTTCGACAGTTCGCTGCTCCAAAGATTCGTTTTCAGTATTTGTGTTTTGGGAACCCAGCGAGCGTAGACGTCCGACAAGGCTTCGATCGCGGCTTCCGATTCGCCACCAATCAGCACTCGGTCAGGGTTCAGCAGATCCTCGATGGCGGTTCCTTCTGCCAAAAACTCGGGATTACTGAGCACGTCAAAAGTCGCCCCCTGATTCGCGGAGCTAAGGATTCTCTTCACCGCTTCGGCCGTACGAACTGGCAACGTCGATTTTTCGACGACGATTTTGTGTCCTTGGGCCACCTCGGCGATTCGCCGAGCACACTTCTCAATAAACTCCAAGTTCGCAGCTCGTCCCGCTCCGACCCCAAACGTCTTTGTCGGCGTATTGACGGCAATAAAGATCATGTCGGCTTCGGCTATCGCTTTGTCGACATCGGTTGAAAAGGTCAAGTTTCGACCTCGAGCCTCTTTGACGACTTCGTCGAGGCCAGGCTCGTAGATCGGCAATTCGTCCGAGTTCCAAGCGTCAATTCGGGCCTGGTTCAAATCAACCACATGCACCGGGATATCGGGGCACTGCTTGGCAATCATCGCCATCGTCGGTCCGCCAACATAACCCGCTCCGATACAGCAAATCTTCATGAATCGTCCGTTTTTCTTTAATTTTGAATGTGAGTGATGGATCGCGTCGCCTGGGTTTCCAGCCTCGGGGCAATGTGCCTCCAGGAATGTGGCCCCAGGAATGTGGCCCCAGGCTGGAAGCCTAGGCTACGAAGGTAATCCAGTGCATCGATTTGTAAAGCGAAAGTGGTTATCGGGCTATAAGAATCTTTCGTTTTCATTGGGTTTTGACGTTAGCCGACTTAAATCGTGCTCTACCATTCGACGAGCCAACTCAGGCAACCGTGTCGTTGCCGTCCAGCCCAATTTTTCCCTCGCTTTGTCTGCGTTTCCAACCAATCGACTGACTTCCGAAGGCCGCATGAACGCTTTGTCCTGACGCAAATAGTCACGCCAATCGAGTTTGACGGCCTCAAACGAGGCGGCCAAAAAATCTTCCACTCGATGACTTTCCCCGGTTGCCAAGATGTAATCATCTGCGGAATCCTGTTGTAACATCCGCCACATGCCCTCGACGTAATCCGCTGCATATCCCCAGTCCCGCTGGGTCTCGATCGATCCAAGCGTCAAATGGTCTTGGATTCCCAGTGAGATTGCCGCTGCCGCCTTGGTGATCTTTCGCGTCACGAACGATTCACCTCGCCTTGGCGATTCGTGGTTGTAACAAATCGCGTTGCAGGCAAACAGTTCGAACGATTCGCGGTAGAGCGTTACCATCTGAGTCGCGAAGGCTTTGGCGATGCCATACGGGGTGACTGGCCGCATCGGCGTCAATTCGTTTTGCGGTGAATCATCAGGACGCCCGAAGATCTCGCTACTGCTGATGTGTAGCATACGGGGGCGTTTTTCCAGGTCACGCAGAATTTCAAGCAGTTTTAACGTTCCCATCGCCGTGAATTGGCAGGTCGTTTCAGGGATCTCGAAACTTGCCCCCACATGGCTCTGGCCCGCCAAATGGTAGACTTCGTCCGGTTTTGAGCGAGTCAGAATGCGGCGAATCGTGGTGATATCATCCAAGTCCGCATAGTGCAAAAACATCCGACGGTTGTAGATTTCAGCGTTGTGGTACAAGTGATCCAAACGCGTGCGGACGGTACTGCTATTGCGGCGTACCAACCCGTGAACCGTATAGCCTTTTTCGAGCAGCAATTCGGCTAAATACGAACCATCTTGCCCGGTAATCCCGGTGATCAGGGCCGATTTATTCCGTGTCGATTCGTTTGGAAACTGCTTCGATTCCATCGTTTTTCAAATGACTCTTCGAGGGACTAGACGAGGGACTAGACGATCAACTCGAGTTGGCAATCATCAAGTTTGACGCTCACACCTTGCTCCATAAACCGCACCGCGACAAGCAGTCGTGTTTCATTCTCGCGGCGGAGCACCGTGCCCTCATAGCCATTAAAAGCACCACTACGAATCCGAACATTTTGGCCTGATGTTAAGCGGCTTTCGATCGTCAGCGGGACGCCCATCGCCACGAGATCGCGAATTTGACGCAAGTCCGCTACCAGTTTATCCACTTCCGTAATCTCGGCTGCCTTGATGACACAACCGCTGCAAATCGATTGATAACGTGCTTCATCGTCCTGGTCGTGTTGGCAACAAACGAACACGTAGCTGGAAAACAGCATCGAAAAAGTCGTTCGAACGCGACCGGAGGGCGACCGTTTACGGTCGGGGATTTGAGGCCCATAATGCCAAACGCCGTGCTTGCGAAGATGTCGCATCAACATCTTTTCCTGCCGCGATTTGGTATACATCAACCACCACCGTTGCGACGAAACCTCCTCGCGATCGAGCAAGTCGAGGGGCAAACAATCCCCTTCGGGTGGTAAAATAGGCATCCAATTGGCTCTGATTTTCTCGGGAATTTAGCTAACAGCTCGCACCATTAAAGATTATGACGCCCCTAACCATAAAGTAAAATAGGATGATCGGCACCGACAACTGCGAAGATCGAGACAAAGTGGACCAAGAGGCTCAAAAAACCAGCAATACCGCCGAGGCGAAGCCCCGCTGGATCATTCACCGCTTTGCTATCGCGCTGGTTGTGGCAATGATTCGCTTCTATCAAACCGCGATTAGTCCCATGTTGGGCCCAAGTTGCCGATTCACGCCGACATGCAGCCAATATGCCAAGGAGGCCATCGAACGGTACGGCATCTTGCGTGGCGGTTACCGAGCGACTCGGCGTCTGTTGCGATGCCATCCCTTCCACCCAGGCGGGTACGACCCGCCATGACAGGACACCTGATGTTGGGACTCCCTGCTTTTCGGAAATTGCTAAGCCCCGACGGTGAGACGAAGTCGACCAACTCGTCCACGAGTGTTACAACATTGGCACTATGACGCAATCGAACGAAATACCTGACCGCGATACATTGGCATCCGAGTACTTTGAGCGGATCCCTTTTCAGCCTTACCCGGTTCAAGAAGAAGCATTGTTGGCTTTTTTCACCAACGAACAAGGGGTACTCGTGTGTGCTCCAACGGGAACCGGCAAAACGCTGATTGCCGAAGCCGCTGTCTACGAAGCGTTGCGGACGGGCAAGAGGATGTATTACACGACCCCTCTGATCGCATTGACCGATCAAAAGCTCGACGAGCTTCGTGAGTCAGCCGTGCGATGGGGATTCCCCGCCGACCAAGTCGGTTTGGTTACCGGAAATCGCCGCGTCAACCCCGATGCTCCGGTGTTGGTCGTTGTCGCCGAAATCCTGCTCAATCGATTATTGAATCCTGAGAACTTTGACTTCGCCGATGTCTCTTCGGTCGTGATGGATGAGTTTCATTGTTTCAACGATCCTGAACGCGGGATTGTTTGGGAATTGACACTCGGTATGTTGCCCGCCCACATCCGCACCATGCTACTGAGTGCGACCGTCGGCAACGCGGTCGAATTTACGTCTTGGTTGTATCGAGCCCACAACCGTCGGCTGCAGTTAGTGGTTGGGACGGAACGTAAAGTGCCGCTACAATACGAGTGGATCGAAGACGATATTTTGGCCGACTTTGCGGAAAAGATCGCGGCGGGCGACGAAGTCTCACGGCGGACGCCCGCATTACTGTTTTGCTTTAGCCGATCGCAGTGTTGGACCACTGCCGAACTGCTGAAAGGCAAAAAGCTCATCGATAAACATCGGCAAGCAGAACTGGCTGATTATTTGAACGATGCCGACATGAGCGAAGGGGCGGGACCGAAGTTAAAGGCGATTTTAATGCGCGGCGTCGGGGTCCACCACGCGGGCGTGCTGCCGCGTTACCGCCGAATCGTCGAAGAACTTTTCCAGCGCAAGTTGCTTAGCTTTTGTGTCTGTACCGAAACGCTGGCTGCGGGAATCAATTTGCCAGCACGAAGCGTGGTATTGCCGAGTTTGCTCAAAGGTCCACGTGACAAGAAAAAACTTGTCGATGCGGCATCGGCTCAGCAGATTTTTGGTCGCGCCGGCCGTCCCCAATTTGATGATCGTGGTTACGTTTTTTCACTCGCTCACGAAGACGATGTGAAGATCAATCGTTGGCGAGAAAAATTTGACTCGATCCCTGAAGACACGAAAGACCCAGGGTTGCTGAAGGCGAAAAAGCAACTCAAAAAGAAAATGCCCAAACGGCGTAGCGGTGAATCGTACTGGACCGCAGGCCAATTTGAGCAGTTGCAACAAGCTGCATCCGCGAACTTGTCGAGTCGTGGACGGTTGCCGTGGCGGTTGCTCGCCTACCTGCTCGGTGAAAACCCCGCACTCCAGCCGATCCGTGATTTGGTCGGGCGACGCCTTCTGCCTCCCAAGGGGATCGAGGAAGCCCAACGCGACTTGAATCGAATGTTGATTACGTTATGGTCAGCCGGCTATATCGAACTCGATCCCAAACCGCGAGCCGCGCAACCGAAACCAGTCGGTCCAAAGTCAAGGGAGCAAGAGGTTTCAAAACAAGCCGAAGTTCCGCCGCCGACTGCAGGCGTGTTCGGCGAATTGCTCGATCAAATGCGTGAGGACGATTCCGCGAAAAAGCCGGACGAGGAAGAAACGAACCAAGATCCTGAACTGATCGAAAGCCGCGGCTATGAAGTCGACGACTATCGCCCCGAGTTTGCTCGGCCAACCGACCGCTTGGAACGTTTGGTCCACCTTCGCAGCATCAATCCTCTGTTCGGCGTCTACATCGCCGATCAATTGGCCATCGCCGATCCGAACGAGCGGATTGCCGTCCTGGAAAGCGTTTTGGAAGTACCTGGAACCGTGGCCCGGTTTACAAGAATGCCATCCTACGAAGACATGCCTGCGGGCACCTTGGCGACGACGCGGCTTGATCCGATGCTACTACAATCCGGCCTGGCAACGGCGGAGGAACTCGGCGGCAAAAGCGACGAAGAGGAGGAAGAGGTCCGCGACCGAGGCTTTGGGCGGGTGATGTTCGAAGAACCCAAGGTGTGGCCGCTAACCATCGGTGAAAAATTGCTACGGTTGTTCCGCGACGCCTTTCCTCGCGTTCACAACGTCAACGTTCGGCCCGTTTGGATCGTTGGCGAACTATTGGAGTTCGGCGGCGATTTCAACAAGTATGTGACGGCTCGTAAACTGCAAAAAGAAGAAGGAATTCTGTTTCGTCACTGCTTGCGAATGATACTACTTCTCGACGAGATGGCGAACGTTCCTCCGCTCGAATCCACGGTGGAAACCTGGGAATATCCACTTGATGATCTGGCCGACCTGTTAACCGAAACCTGCCGGAAAATCGACCCGCAAAGCACCGATGAGATGTTGGCGGCCCCCAAGTCTCCCGTTGACGATCTGGTTGGGTTAGGACGTAGGAATTCATAGCATGGCATTCGATTTTCGATCGATCATGAGTGGAAAACGTAGAGATCCGTTGGCTATTTTGATCCGCAGCGGCCTGTCGATCGCCAGTGGTTTCTATGGGATCGCGACCTCGTTTCGCAACCGACGATTCGACCGCGGCAAGACAGAGATTCACCGCTGCGGTATTCCCGTGGTTAGCGTTGGCAATCTGACGACGGGAGGGACAGGAAAAACGCCCGCGGTTTGCTGCTTGGCAAAATGGTTTCGTGCCAAGGGAGTTCGCGTCGCGATTGTCAGCCGTGGCTACGGACGAGGCGAGAACGACTTTAACGATGAAGCGTTGGAACTTCATGCTAGGCTTCCCGATGTTCCGCACGTCCAAGATCCCGATCGAGTGGAAGCGGCCCGAATTGCAGTCGAAGAACTCGAAGCCGAGCTTGTCTTGATGGACGACGGGTTTCAACATCGCCGACTTCACCGCGATCTGGATGTTGTGCTCATCGATGCGACGGAGCCGTTTGGCTATGGCCGATTGCTGCCGCGAGGTCTGCTGCGTGAGTCGATCACAGGCCTACGCCGAGCCAACTTGGTTCTCCTCACGCGATCGGATTCCGTCGATTCACAAACACTCGATAACATTGAAAGGGATATCCGAAACGTGAATCCGTCGGTGCCGGTGATTCGTAGTTCGCATCGCCCCACGAAACTCCTTGAGTACCCCGATTGCGAACTTCCACTTTCGATGCTGGATGGGACCGAAATCGCAGTCGTCTCGGCGATTGGAAATCCAGCGGCATTCCATGAGTCGCTGCGGAAATGTGGAGCCGTGATCGTCGATACAATGGACCTTCCCGACCACGATGGCTTCTCGCCCGAGACCGTGCAATCGATCCGTCAATGGATAAGCGGACTTGGCGATTCCGCTACGATGGTTGTCTGTACCCATAAAGATCTCGTCAAGCTCAGTACCGACCGGCTCGCGGGCATTCAGGTGACTGCGTTAATTATCGAGCTCCGCATTGAATCGGAAATGCAGACTTTCGAAGCGATACTCGGCGGGGATTGGCGAGATGCCGCGACTAGATGATCGACTAAAGACCGTCGCTCGACAAATCGTCCATCAGGCGAACCAGCGAAATACGCATGTCGATATCGGATCCGACCATGGGCATCTGCTCAAAGCACTCCTAGCAGCTGGGCGCATCGATTATGGAATCGCCATCGAAAACAAGAGAGTCCCGTTTCAGAACTCGACGAAAACGCTTCGTGGAATGAAAGCGGATGTCCGCTTCGCTGATGGACTTTCCGGATTACAAGTCGATGAAGCGGATAGTTTGAGTATTTGTGGGATGGGAGGCGAATCGATGGTCAAGATACTGGCTTTCCATCCCGATCGTGTGCCCAAACTTGTCATCCTACAACCCAATCGACGAGCCGACTTGGTGCGGCGTTGGGCGATGCAAAATGGCTATGCTTTGATCGATGAGCAGATTGCCGTTGGGCATTGGCGGTATGTGATTTTGCGTTTTGAAAAAAACGATTCAGCCCGAGACGCTTGCTATGAAAGTGTCGATTTCGAAGCCGCTTTGCTATTTGGCCCGCAT harbors:
- the rfbA gene encoding glucose-1-phosphate thymidylyltransferase RfbA, giving the protein MKGIILAGGSGSRLHPITRAVSKQLIPIYDKPMVYYPLSTLMLAGIREVLLISTPQDVPAFKRLLGDGSQWGIRLEYAAQPKPEGLAQAFLIGADFVADDRVALVLGDNIFYGQGFRKTLSLAAEKKTGATVFGYRVTDPERYGVVEFDRDGRVISIEEKPTHPKSFYAIPGLYFYDNTVISIAQQLKPSARGELEISDVNRAYLQRGDLTVELFSRGFAWLDTGTKDSLLDACNFVAAVEKRQGLKIACLEEIAYLNKFIDKEQLLTLAAEYQNDYRNYLETVARS
- a CDS encoding sugar nucleotide-binding protein, coding for MIVLLGSSGYVGSEFARYFETNGIDFQGVSRTQVDYTNRDTLIRYLRDLKPDFLINAAGYTGKPNVDACEFFKADCLAGNAVLPGIIREACEATATTWGHVSSGCIYSGSRKDGSGFRETDPPNFCFRSGDCSFYSGSKALGEEVLAGASNCYIWRLRIPFDHRDSPRNYLSKLMRYNQLLDATNSISHLGEFANAAYQCWEKRVEPGIYHITNPGSVTTRQVVELIKRIRHLDKTFRYFEDEDHFMRAAAKTPRSNCVLDSSKILATGIKLTPVADAIESSLRAWLPDTEF
- a CDS encoding nucleotide sugar dehydrogenase gives rise to the protein MKICCIGAGYVGGPTMAMIAKQCPDIPVHVVDLNQARIDAWNSDELPIYEPGLDEVVKEARGRNLTFSTDVDKAIAEADMIFIAVNTPTKTFGVGAGRAANLEFIEKCARRIAEVAQGHKIVVEKSTLPVRTAEAVKRILSSANQGATFDVLSNPEFLAEGTAIEDLLNPDRVLIGGESEAAIEALSDVYARWVPKTQILKTNLWSSELSKLTANAFLAQRVSSINAISALCEATEADVDEVARAIGMDSRIGPKFLKASVGFGGSCFQKDILNLVYLCEHFGLREVAAYWEQVVIMNDYQKRRFAEGICRTMFSTVSDKKIAIWGFAFKKDTNDTRESAAIYVCRDLLRERARLAIYDPQVPEDKMRFDLLAAMGDLSGTVSDIDRKLVENNVTVVHSAEAAAEEAHAIAVLTEWDEFKSLDFKKIIETMKAPAFVFDGRNVLNRAMLDEVGFETIGIGKSGIGG
- a CDS encoding GDP-mannose 4,6-dehydratase, which translates into the protein MESKQFPNESTRNKSALITGITGQDGSYLAELLLEKGYTVHGLVRRNSSTVRTRLDHLYHNAEIYNRRMFLHYADLDDITTIRRILTRSKPDEVYHLAGQSHVGASFEIPETTCQFTAMGTLKLLEILRDLEKRPRMLHISSSEIFGRPDDSPQNELTPMRPVTPYGIAKAFATQMVTLYRESFELFACNAICYNHESPRRGESFVTRKITKAAAAISLGIQDHLTLGSIETQRDWGYAADYVEGMWRMLQQDSADDYILATGESHRVEDFLAASFEAVKLDWRDYLRQDKAFMRPSEVSRLVGNADKAREKLGWTATTRLPELARRMVEHDLSRLTSKPNENERFL
- the nusG gene encoding transcription termination/antitermination protein NusG, which encodes MPILPPEGDCLPLDLLDREEVSSQRWWLMYTKSRQEKMLMRHLRKHGVWHYGPQIPDRKRSPSGRVRTTFSMLFSSYVFVCCQHDQDDEARYQSICSGCVIKAAEITEVDKLVADLRQIRDLVAMGVPLTIESRLTSGQNVRIRSGAFNGYEGTVLRRENETRLLVAVRFMEQGVSVKLDDCQLELIV
- the yidD gene encoding membrane protein insertion efficiency factor YidD — its product is MIGTDNCEDRDKVDQEAQKTSNTAEAKPRWIIHRFAIALVVAMIRFYQTAISPMLGPSCRFTPTCSQYAKEAIERYGILRGGYRATRRLLRCHPFHPGGYDPP